One Leopardus geoffroyi isolate Oge1 chromosome C1, O.geoffroyi_Oge1_pat1.0, whole genome shotgun sequence DNA segment encodes these proteins:
- the INSIG2 gene encoding insulin-induced gene 2 protein, translating into MAEGKTESPGPKKRGPYISSVTSRSVNLMIRGVVLFFIGVFLALVLNLLQIQRNVTLFPPDVIASIFSSAWWVPPCCGTASAVIGLLYPCIDRHLGEPHKFKREWSSVMRCVAVFVGINHASAKVDFDNNIQLSLTLAALSIGLWWTFDRSRSGFGLGVGIAFLATLVTQLLVYNGVYQYTSPDFLYVRSWLPCIFFAGGITMGNIGRQLAMYECKVIAEKSHQE; encoded by the exons AtggcagaaggaaagacagagtcGCCTGGGCCCAAAAAGCGTGGCCCCTATATTTCATCTGTCACTAGCAGGAGCGTGAACTTGATGATTCGTGGAGTGGTGCTGTTTTTTATTGGAGTGTTTCTTGCATTAGTGTTAAATTTACTTCAGATTCAGAGAAATGTGACGCTCTTTCCACCCGACGTGATTGCGAGCATCTTTTCTTCAGCGTGGTGGGTGCCGCCCTGCTGTGGCACAGCCTCAG CTGTGATTGGGTTATTATACCCCTGCATTGACAGGCATCTAGGAGAACcacataaatttaaaagagagTGGTCCAGTGTGATGCGGTGCGTAGCCGTCTTTGTTGGTATAAATCATGCCAGCGCT AAAGTGGATTTTGATAACAACATACAGTTGTCTCTCACACTGGCTGCACTCTCCATTGGACTGTGGTGGACATTTGATAGATCTAGAAGTGGTTTTGGCCTTGGAGTAGGAATTGCTTTCTTGGCAACCTTGGTCACTCAACTGCTAGTCTATAATGGTGTTTATCA ATATACATCTCCAGATTTTCTCTATGTTCGCTCTTGGTTACCGTGTATATTTTTTGCTGGAGGCATAACAATGGGAAACATTGGTCGACAACTGGCAATG tatGAATGTAAAGTTATCGCAGAAAAATCTCATCAGGAATGA